The following proteins are encoded in a genomic region of Zea mays cultivar B73 chromosome 9, Zm-B73-REFERENCE-NAM-5.0, whole genome shotgun sequence:
- the LOC103638672 gene encoding Multiprotein-bridging factor 1c has product MPTGRLSGNITQDWEPVVLRRTKPKAADLKSSKAVNQALRSGAAVETVRKSAAGMNKHSTTVAPARKLDETTEPTAVERVAVEVRAAIQKARVAKGWSQAELAKRINERAQVVQDCRSTRAARRRRPRPCLPRWSALSRSSSAGRASARHWRPSGSDLM; this is encoded by the coding sequence ATGCCAACTGGTAGGCTGAGCGGCAACATCACCCAGGACTGGGAGCCGGTGGTTCTGCGCCGTACGAAGCCGAAGGCGGCGGACCTCAAGTCGTCGAAGGCGGTGAACCAGGCGCTGCGGTCGGGCGCGGCCGTGGAGACGGTGCGCAAGTCAGCGGCGGGCATGAACAAGCACTCCACGACGGTGGCGCCCGCGCGTAAGCTGGACGAGACGACGGAGCCCACGGCGGTGGAGCGGGTGGCTGTGGAGGTGCGCGCGGCCATTCAGAAGGCGCGCGTGGCCAAGGGATGGAGCCAGGCAGAGCTGGCGAAGCGCATCAACGAGCGCGCGCAGGTGGTGCAGGACTGCAGGAGTACGAGAGCGGCAAGGCGGCGCCGGCCCAGGCCGTGCTTGCCAAGATGGAGCGCGCTCTCGAGGTCAAGCTCCGCGGGAAGGGCGTCGGCGCGCCACTGGCGGCCGTCGGGAAGTGATCTGATGTGA